One genomic window of Psychrobacillus sp. INOP01 includes the following:
- a CDS encoding zinc-dependent alcohol dehydrogenase has protein sequence MKAVTFQGAKDIQVKEVPDAKLEKQDDIIVRITTTAICGSDLHIYRGGIPTRKDFVIGHEPMGIVEEVGPAVTKVKKGDCVVIPFNVSCGECFYCQNEMESQCDNSNDNPALDSGAYLGYTERYGNFPGGQAEYLRVPYGNYMPFLIPESCELEDESLLFLSDVLPTAYWSIENSGMKEGDTVAVLGAGPIGLMVQKFAWMKGAKRVIAVDHLDYRLKHSVKMNNVEVYNFEQYDDMGSHIKEITNGGVDVVIDCVGMDGKMSMVEKVEQKLKLQGGTLSAIDISINAVRKFGTIQLTGVYGSIYNMFPLGNIFERNVSLKMGQAPVIHYMPILFDKITNGEFDPKEIITHSVPLDKASDAYKTFHDHEEESIKFVLKP, from the coding sequence GTGAAGGCAGTCACATTTCAAGGTGCCAAAGATATTCAAGTAAAAGAAGTTCCCGATGCAAAACTGGAGAAACAGGATGATATTATTGTTCGCATAACGACAACTGCTATTTGTGGGTCTGACCTCCATATTTATAGAGGTGGCATACCTACTAGAAAAGACTTTGTTATTGGACATGAGCCGATGGGTATCGTAGAAGAGGTTGGTCCAGCAGTTACAAAGGTTAAAAAAGGAGACTGCGTTGTAATTCCTTTCAACGTATCATGTGGGGAATGTTTTTATTGCCAAAATGAGATGGAAAGCCAATGTGATAATTCAAATGATAATCCTGCATTAGACTCTGGCGCTTATCTTGGTTATACAGAACGATATGGAAATTTTCCAGGTGGACAGGCTGAATATTTGCGAGTGCCTTATGGAAATTACATGCCTTTTTTAATACCGGAATCATGTGAACTAGAGGATGAGTCATTGTTATTTCTCTCGGACGTTCTACCGACTGCCTATTGGAGTATTGAAAACTCAGGCATGAAAGAGGGAGACACAGTTGCAGTTTTAGGAGCTGGTCCCATTGGTCTGATGGTACAGAAGTTTGCCTGGATGAAAGGTGCAAAACGGGTAATCGCAGTCGATCACTTAGATTATCGTTTAAAGCACTCTGTGAAGATGAATAACGTAGAAGTCTATAATTTCGAGCAATATGATGATATGGGTTCACATATTAAAGAAATTACTAATGGGGGAGTAGACGTCGTCATTGACTGTGTAGGTATGGATGGTAAAATGTCAATGGTCGAAAAAGTAGAGCAAAAACTAAAACTCCAAGGTGGAACTCTAAGTGCTATTGATATCAGTATAAACGCAGTAAGAAAATTTGGCACGATCCAATTGACCGGTGTTTACGGCTCCATATATAATATGTTCCCATTAGGTAATATTTTTGAACGCAATGTGTCACTAAAAATGGGACAGGCTCCTGTTATTCATTATATGCCTATATTATTTGATAAAATTACTAATGGTGAGTTCGATCCAAAGGAAATTATTACACATAGCGTACCACTAGACAAAGCAAGTGATGCTTATAAAACCTTCCATGATCATGAAGAGGAAAGTATTAAGTTTGTGTTGAAGCCTTAA
- a CDS encoding polysaccharide deacetylase family protein encodes MWKSHFVGIVIATIILSIGLMYKPFSAQAEEIHWGLKKATNEQQAEAGGELDAMLKKHGAIYKGSADKKILYFTFDNGYENGYTESILDTLKAEDIKATFFLTGHYLESATPLVKRMIAEGHQIGNHSYGHPNLAKLSKEGVQKELQKFDTRLSELTSLTRTTVTRPPEGIFNEQVLEAANDIGYQHIFWSVAFIDWHKDQKKGGKYAYDQLMSQIHPGAIILMHTVSPDNAEGLPMFIKEARKMGYTFGTLDELVINNLDIPLTLLPE; translated from the coding sequence ATGTGGAAATCTCATTTTGTAGGAATCGTTATTGCTACTATTATTTTAAGTATTGGATTAATGTATAAACCTTTCTCTGCACAAGCAGAGGAAATCCATTGGGGGTTAAAAAAAGCGACAAATGAGCAACAAGCAGAAGCAGGCGGAGAATTGGATGCTATGCTAAAGAAACATGGTGCAATATATAAAGGCTCTGCAGATAAAAAAATACTGTATTTTACATTCGATAATGGCTATGAAAACGGCTATACCGAAAGTATTTTGGACACCCTAAAAGCGGAAGATATAAAAGCTACATTCTTTTTGACCGGCCATTATTTAGAAAGTGCAACCCCTCTAGTAAAACGAATGATTGCAGAGGGACATCAAATTGGCAACCACTCTTATGGGCACCCAAATTTAGCAAAGCTCTCAAAGGAAGGGGTTCAAAAAGAACTACAAAAGTTTGATACACGTTTAAGTGAATTAACTTCATTAACTCGAACAACAGTCACTCGCCCACCAGAAGGAATTTTTAATGAACAGGTATTAGAGGCTGCTAATGACATTGGATATCAGCATATATTCTGGTCTGTAGCATTTATTGATTGGCATAAGGATCAGAAAAAAGGTGGCAAATATGCCTATGATCAGTTAATGTCACAAATCCATCCTGGTGCCATTATATTAATGCATACCGTTTCTCCTGATAATGCAGAAGGGTTACCAATGTTCATCAAAGAGGCTAGAAAAATGGGGTATACATTTGGCACTCTAGACGAACTAGTCATAAATAATCTGGATATTCCGCTTACTTTGCTTCCTGAATAA
- a CDS encoding MerR family transcriptional regulator produces MYKISEFADVTGLSKETLRYYAEVKLLEPAYIDPVNKYRYYDDGSYFLAILLVKLRGFGFTIQEMISVMEDESFANLEKILQQKRNTILLQIDNLTAKLAELDEFLVSGRENEE; encoded by the coding sequence ATGTATAAAATTAGTGAATTTGCTGATGTAACTGGGTTAAGCAAAGAGACCTTACGATACTATGCAGAAGTTAAGTTACTCGAACCAGCTTACATTGATCCAGTCAATAAATACCGGTACTACGATGATGGTAGCTATTTTCTAGCCATTCTCTTAGTGAAACTGAGAGGTTTTGGATTTACTATACAAGAAATGATTTCTGTGATGGAGGATGAATCGTTTGCTAACCTTGAAAAGATATTGCAGCAAAAAAGAAATACTATATTGCTTCAAATAGATAATCTAACAGCCAAATTGGCAGAGTTAGATGAATTTTTAGTATCAGGAAGGGAGAATGAGGAATGA
- the mutY gene encoding A/G-specific adenine glycosylase: protein MNELYKEQVRVALVSWFLEEKRDLPWRKTKDPYKIWVSEVMLQQTKVDTVIPYYERFIAKYPSLESLASADEGELLKEWEGLGYYSRARNLQTGVKEVVEKYGSVVPSTRKEISKLKGVGPYTAGAVLSIAYGVPEHAVDGNVMRVLSRLLLIKEDIAKPKTKKIFEEAVMDLIDPENPSAFNQGLMELGAIICTPTKPKCLLCPVRENCSAFFEGMQEELPVKTIQKKSKIHKVKTVVIRNKDGLVLLEKRPSKGLLANMWQFPMVELPTPNHTVEEVVEHDYGVEIAKGPSINEFKHVFSHLVWEMESFEANLIKEKELTSRCKWLTIEEINQQPMPVPMLKIWNAWKEREI, encoded by the coding sequence GTGAATGAATTATATAAAGAACAGGTTAGAGTTGCTCTAGTATCATGGTTTTTAGAAGAAAAACGTGATTTACCTTGGAGGAAAACAAAGGATCCTTATAAAATTTGGGTTTCCGAGGTTATGCTACAGCAGACGAAGGTTGATACCGTTATCCCTTATTATGAAAGATTTATCGCAAAATATCCTTCGCTTGAGTCACTAGCTAGTGCTGATGAAGGAGAACTATTAAAAGAATGGGAAGGATTAGGTTACTATTCCCGTGCTCGAAACCTACAGACAGGTGTTAAGGAGGTGGTCGAAAAATATGGAAGTGTTGTCCCTTCCACTCGAAAAGAAATTTCCAAGTTAAAGGGTGTAGGTCCATACACAGCTGGGGCTGTTCTTAGTATTGCATATGGAGTCCCAGAACATGCCGTAGATGGAAATGTCATGCGTGTACTTTCTCGACTATTATTAATAAAAGAAGATATCGCAAAGCCGAAAACGAAGAAAATATTTGAAGAGGCGGTAATGGATTTAATAGATCCTGAAAATCCCTCTGCTTTTAACCAAGGACTTATGGAGCTAGGCGCAATAATTTGTACTCCAACTAAACCAAAGTGCCTACTATGTCCAGTAAGAGAAAACTGCTCTGCATTTTTTGAAGGTATGCAAGAAGAGCTACCAGTAAAAACAATTCAAAAGAAATCGAAGATACATAAAGTAAAAACGGTCGTTATACGCAATAAGGATGGTCTTGTTTTATTGGAAAAACGACCTTCTAAAGGTTTACTTGCGAATATGTGGCAGTTCCCCATGGTAGAGCTACCAACGCCTAACCATACAGTTGAAGAGGTTGTTGAGCATGATTACGGAGTGGAAATAGCAAAAGGTCCTTCGATCAATGAATTTAAGCATGTATTCTCTCATTTAGTTTGGGAAATGGAGAGCTTTGAAGCGAACTTAATAAAGGAAAAAGAACTAACATCTCGATGTAAATGGCTTACTATTGAGGAAATAAATCAACAACCGATGCCTGTTCCAATGTTAAAAATATGGAATGCATGGAAAGAGAGGGAGATCTAA
- the rlmD gene encoding 23S rRNA (uracil(1939)-C(5))-methyltransferase RlmD has protein sequence MSEKTVIEVGQEFPLTIKRLGINGEGVGFFKRNVVFVKGALPGEVVTAQVTVVNPKYAQAEIKTIREASPHRVNPPCPVYEACGGCQLQHMTYESQLLVKRDLVLQALERYVKDLASTIDVRPTIGMENPWHYRNKSQFQVRELGDKVIAGLYAEESNMLIDINDCSVQHPATTHITNEIKRFLKELNISIYDGRNSKGIVRTIVVRTGMKTGQIQVTLVTTQKKMPHKEELVQKIRAIDHNIVSISQNINAEDTSLVFGDTTFNLHGKETIHEKLGELAFDLSARAFFQLNPEQTVHLYNEIEKAAALTGEETIVDAYCGVGTIGLWLAKNAKEVRGMDIVEESIQDAKKNAKRNGFKNTKYVHGTAQHWLQKWKSEGFVPDVLTVDPPRAGLDDDLLKTILDIKPKRFVYTSCNPSTLAKDLAALKEVYNIKYIQPVDMFAQTAHVEAVTLLELK, from the coding sequence ATGAGTGAAAAAACAGTTATAGAGGTCGGACAAGAATTCCCTCTTACGATTAAAAGACTTGGTATTAACGGAGAAGGTGTTGGATTTTTTAAACGCAATGTTGTTTTTGTAAAAGGAGCACTTCCAGGAGAGGTTGTAACTGCACAAGTGACAGTAGTAAATCCAAAATATGCCCAAGCAGAGATTAAAACAATTAGAGAAGCGTCTCCACATCGTGTCAACCCACCTTGCCCGGTATATGAAGCTTGCGGTGGATGCCAATTGCAACATATGACATATGAAAGTCAGTTACTTGTAAAAAGAGATTTAGTTTTACAAGCCCTTGAACGTTATGTGAAAGACTTGGCTTCGACAATTGATGTGAGACCTACAATCGGTATGGAAAACCCTTGGCATTATCGTAACAAAAGTCAATTCCAAGTGAGAGAATTAGGCGATAAAGTTATTGCTGGTTTATACGCAGAGGAATCCAATATGTTAATTGATATTAACGATTGTTCGGTTCAACATCCTGCCACAACACATATAACTAATGAAATAAAAAGATTTCTTAAAGAGCTAAATATCTCCATATATGATGGTAGAAACTCTAAAGGAATCGTCCGTACAATTGTCGTTCGTACTGGGATGAAAACTGGTCAGATTCAAGTTACACTTGTAACAACTCAAAAGAAAATGCCACATAAGGAAGAACTAGTACAAAAAATACGAGCAATTGATCATAATATTGTGTCCATTAGTCAGAACATCAATGCAGAAGATACTTCGCTTGTATTTGGAGACACGACATTTAACTTACATGGTAAAGAAACGATTCACGAAAAACTTGGAGAACTAGCTTTTGACTTATCGGCTCGTGCTTTCTTCCAATTGAATCCTGAACAAACTGTACATTTATACAATGAAATTGAAAAAGCAGCCGCTCTTACAGGTGAAGAAACAATTGTAGATGCTTATTGTGGTGTTGGTACGATTGGATTGTGGCTGGCCAAAAACGCAAAAGAAGTTCGTGGTATGGATATCGTCGAGGAATCTATCCAAGATGCGAAAAAGAATGCGAAACGAAATGGCTTTAAAAACACCAAATACGTTCACGGTACTGCACAGCATTGGTTACAAAAGTGGAAAAGCGAAGGATTTGTTCCAGACGTATTAACAGTGGATCCCCCTCGAGCTGGTTTAGATGATGATCTTCTAAAAACAATATTAGATATTAAACCAAAACGTTTTGTTTACACTTCATGTAATCCATCGACACTTGCAAAGGATTTAGCAGCACTTAAAGAAGTTTACAATATCAAGTATATCCAACCTGTTGATATGTTTGCTCAAACTGCCCATGTAGAAGCAGTTACACTGTTGGAGTTAAAATAA
- a CDS encoding SRPBCC family protein, with the protein MIKWNEELEIKVNIEKVWSLFMDKNIHKIMDKVEEHVLIEKQENEVGAKHRQSYREGKRVETYIVETLAYEDRPDKKHKQISFVLGKAFEITFSFTLYNIDDNQTKFIYEGQNKGVNFVGRAMMKLGSEKSNNKVVQEFMEKVNREALKL; encoded by the coding sequence ATGATTAAATGGAATGAAGAATTAGAAATAAAGGTTAACATCGAAAAAGTATGGAGCTTATTTATGGATAAAAACATTCATAAAATTATGGACAAAGTAGAGGAGCACGTTCTTATTGAAAAGCAGGAAAATGAGGTAGGAGCGAAGCATAGACAAAGTTACCGGGAAGGGAAGCGAGTAGAGACATATATCGTGGAAACATTGGCATATGAGGACCGACCAGATAAAAAGCACAAACAAATAAGCTTTGTATTGGGGAAAGCGTTTGAAATTACGTTTAGTTTTACTTTGTATAATATTGATGACAATCAGACAAAATTTATTTACGAGGGTCAAAATAAAGGAGTAAATTTTGTAGGACGAGCAATGATGAAACTTGGTAGTGAGAAAAGTAATAATAAAGTGGTCCAAGAATTTATGGAAAAGGTGAATCGAGAAGCATTAAAGCTATAG
- a CDS encoding DUF2785 domain-containing protein gives MEAIELKKILSDIKSGERTWEDEQKVVIVNSMLEHIGSTDGELRDHLIYSLFYQLIVEKNLLEPELLTRLLEVALNDLLWKGIGEKGTDTVFTRSFTSLLIALILSRDNEDDFLDQNMILQVKDKLIDYMNLEKDLRGYVADKGWAHSIAHVADTFDELIKSKKVDEGLYGEILRALWNKIFVSNSVYIHEEEERILVPIMEVLERGLEIKEIEILLQQIPNELEKQKSLIGEEEYWFLYANCKRFLKSFLIEVQRKPNLYPIQKSLASCLQEI, from the coding sequence ATGGAAGCAATTGAACTTAAAAAGATTTTATCGGATATTAAAAGTGGGGAAAGAACTTGGGAAGACGAGCAGAAAGTTGTTATTGTAAACTCCATGCTAGAACATATAGGTTCTACTGATGGCGAACTAAGGGACCATTTAATTTATAGCTTATTTTATCAATTAATAGTAGAAAAGAATTTACTAGAGCCCGAACTATTAACGCGATTATTGGAAGTGGCATTAAATGATTTGTTATGGAAAGGAATCGGAGAAAAAGGAACAGATACTGTTTTTACGAGGTCTTTTACTTCTCTTTTGATAGCACTTATTCTATCTAGAGATAACGAAGATGACTTTCTTGACCAAAATATGATTTTGCAAGTAAAAGATAAATTAATAGATTATATGAACTTGGAAAAGGATTTAAGAGGCTATGTTGCAGATAAAGGTTGGGCTCATAGTATTGCGCATGTAGCAGATACTTTTGATGAACTTATAAAAAGTAAAAAAGTAGACGAAGGACTCTATGGAGAAATATTACGCGCACTTTGGAACAAGATTTTTGTTAGCAACAGTGTTTATATCCATGAAGAGGAAGAAAGAATATTAGTTCCGATAATGGAGGTGCTCGAGAGAGGTTTGGAAATAAAAGAAATAGAAATACTTTTGCAGCAAATACCGAATGAATTAGAAAAACAAAAAAGTTTAATTGGGGAAGAAGAGTATTGGTTCTTGTACGCAAACTGTAAGAGATTCTTAAAAAGCTTCCTGATTGAAGTTCAAAGAAAACCAAATTTATATCCAATACAAAAAAGTTTAGCTAGCTGCCTACAAGAAATTTAA
- a CDS encoding metal-dependent hydrolase, with product MDTGTHVVMGIALGGLSLIDPVVAGSTLTTTAVIAGTIIGSQAPDIDTVLKLRNNAVYIRHHRGITHSIPAVFLWPILIAGVLWLILPEANLLHLWLWTFLAVFVHVFVDIFNSYGTQALRPFSRKWVALGVINTFDPIIFGIHVVGILFWMFGLNPVPTFLTMYAIIFVYYILRFAVQHAVKNSVKHTIPDADEIIVAPTMKFLQWRVAAISKTHHYVGRAYGRSITIYDKFERNPLPESDLVRAALKDNNLSAFTSFSPIYRWEITQFEHIYEVRLIDLRYRSNDFYPFVAVAHLNEDLEIVNSYTGWIFSEDKLRKKLDFISH from the coding sequence ATGGACACAGGTACACATGTCGTTATGGGTATCGCACTGGGTGGTCTATCCCTTATTGACCCCGTAGTTGCAGGTAGTACTCTTACAACGACTGCAGTAATAGCAGGTACAATAATCGGCTCACAAGCCCCTGATATAGATACTGTTTTAAAATTACGTAATAATGCTGTTTATATTCGACATCATCGTGGGATTACCCACTCCATTCCTGCCGTTTTTTTATGGCCGATCTTGATAGCAGGAGTATTATGGCTTATTTTACCAGAAGCCAATTTACTGCATTTATGGTTATGGACCTTTTTAGCGGTGTTTGTACATGTTTTTGTAGATATATTCAATTCTTATGGAACTCAAGCATTAAGGCCATTTTCAAGGAAATGGGTTGCCCTAGGCGTTATCAATACATTTGATCCGATTATCTTTGGCATTCATGTGGTTGGTATACTGTTTTGGATGTTCGGCTTAAATCCTGTTCCAACCTTTCTTACTATGTACGCCATTATTTTCGTCTATTATATTTTACGATTTGCCGTACAGCATGCCGTAAAAAATTCTGTAAAGCATACTATTCCCGATGCAGATGAAATTATCGTCGCACCAACGATGAAATTTCTACAATGGAGAGTAGCAGCAATTTCAAAAACACATCATTATGTCGGTCGGGCATATGGTAGGTCTATCACTATTTACGATAAGTTCGAACGTAATCCGCTGCCCGAATCTGATTTAGTAAGAGCGGCCTTGAAGGATAATAACTTAAGTGCCTTTACTTCTTTTTCTCCTATTTATCGCTGGGAGATTACTCAGTTTGAACATATTTATGAAGTAAGGCTTATTGATTTACGATATCGTAGTAATGACTTTTATCCATTTGTAGCTGTAGCCCACTTAAATGAAGACCTAGAAATAGTCAATTCCTACACGGGTTGGATATTCAGCGAAGACAAGCTTAGAAAGAAATTAGATTTCATTTCGCATTAA
- a CDS encoding TIGR01777 family oxidoreductase produces the protein MKIAITGGTGFVGSELTDLLLQKGHEVFILSRSKQGTERGITYVQWLSENANPEKQLEGVDAFVNLAGESINNGRWTEKQKQKIYDSRMKTTDEVLRILHTLTVKPKVLVNASAIGIYPPSNSTRYTEESKVLGTDFLARTVRDWEIKAQSAEKLQIRVACGRFGIILGKSEGALPLMALPYKLFVGGPVGAGENWMSWVHVKDVADALLFAIEHPINGPFNVTAPHAKKMKDFGKTLATILKRPHYFPVPSFALKLVLGEKSQLVIEGQHVIPQTLIDEGYSFHFPNLESALRDIYK, from the coding sequence ATGAAAATTGCAATTACTGGAGGAACTGGTTTCGTAGGAAGCGAACTTACAGATTTACTTTTGCAAAAAGGACATGAAGTTTTTATATTATCTCGTTCAAAACAAGGTACAGAACGTGGCATAACTTATGTACAGTGGCTATCAGAAAATGCAAATCCCGAAAAACAGTTAGAAGGCGTTGATGCTTTTGTCAATCTAGCAGGTGAGTCTATAAATAATGGGCGATGGACGGAAAAGCAAAAACAAAAAATTTATGATAGTCGGATGAAAACGACAGATGAAGTGCTCCGAATTTTACATACCTTAACTGTAAAGCCAAAAGTGCTAGTAAATGCGAGTGCAATTGGCATTTATCCACCCTCTAATAGCACAAGATATACCGAGGAATCCAAAGTACTTGGAACGGACTTTTTGGCACGTACTGTTCGAGATTGGGAGATTAAAGCACAAAGTGCAGAAAAGCTTCAGATTCGTGTTGCTTGTGGCAGATTTGGCATTATTTTAGGAAAATCAGAAGGTGCACTCCCTTTAATGGCACTCCCGTATAAACTATTTGTTGGTGGACCTGTTGGAGCCGGTGAGAATTGGATGTCTTGGGTCCATGTTAAAGATGTTGCTGATGCCTTATTATTTGCGATAGAGCATCCTATTAATGGCCCCTTCAATGTGACTGCTCCTCACGCAAAAAAGATGAAGGATTTTGGAAAAACTTTAGCGACTATATTAAAAAGACCGCATTATTTTCCAGTTCCATCTTTTGCATTAAAGCTTGTACTTGGAGAAAAAAGTCAGCTTGTTATAGAAGGCCAACATGTCATCCCACAGACGTTAATAGATGAAGGTTATTCTTTCCATTTCCCGAATTTGGAAAGTGCATTACGAGATATTTACAAATGA
- a CDS encoding YfhH family protein: MSEKKYSDMTVPELRTEIANLKEKSRKAEQLGIVNEYAVYERKALMAQAFLIDPATIKPGEMYRIIGDPGVFFHVEYLKGRFAWGYRLGGDKYEEALPISMLESLEEGK; encoded by the coding sequence ATGAGTGAAAAAAAATATAGTGATATGACGGTACCGGAACTACGAACAGAAATTGCGAACCTGAAAGAAAAATCACGTAAAGCAGAGCAACTGGGTATAGTAAATGAGTATGCTGTATATGAAAGAAAAGCATTGATGGCACAAGCCTTTCTGATAGATCCAGCTACTATTAAACCAGGAGAGATGTATCGTATTATTGGGGATCCAGGTGTATTCTTTCATGTGGAATATTTAAAGGGAAGGTTTGCATGGGGATATAGATTAGGCGGAGATAAATATGAGGAAGCCTTGCCTATTTCCATGTTAGAATCTCTAGAGGAAGGTAAATAA
- the recX gene encoding recombination regulator RecX, whose translation MPVITRIGRQKNNNERYNLYLDEKYAFSLDEAVLIKYQLSKGKVIEAFTLDEIVFDDEVRKAFNKAINFLSYRMRSEHEVKQKLLQNEFGEAVILEAIRKLYEYGFLNDESFTMALVETQKKNSKKGPAAIRQELKKKGIEKDLQEEVLGNYSEEEQVGIAKTLAEKIINQNQDKTPRQIKQKVQDTLQRKGYNFSIISQALSTFELEKSEEEWIEIIATQGDKIWRKHASKYKGNDLRKRIKTALYQKGFPAEQIDLYIEKKELEEQDE comes from the coding sequence ATGCCGGTTATTACAAGAATTGGTCGCCAAAAAAATAATAATGAGCGGTATAATTTATATTTGGATGAAAAATATGCATTTAGTTTAGACGAAGCAGTACTGATTAAGTACCAATTATCCAAAGGAAAAGTCATCGAGGCATTTACATTAGATGAAATTGTTTTTGATGATGAAGTAAGGAAGGCGTTTAATAAAGCAATTAACTTTTTAAGCTACCGTATGAGAAGTGAGCATGAGGTAAAACAAAAACTTCTTCAAAATGAGTTTGGTGAAGCAGTAATATTAGAAGCAATTCGAAAACTATATGAGTATGGCTTTCTTAATGATGAAAGTTTTACAATGGCTTTAGTTGAAACTCAGAAGAAGAACAGCAAAAAAGGACCTGCTGCAATTCGTCAGGAATTAAAGAAAAAGGGAATTGAAAAAGACCTCCAAGAAGAAGTGCTGGGTAACTATTCCGAAGAAGAGCAAGTTGGTATAGCGAAAACTTTGGCAGAGAAGATCATCAATCAAAATCAAGATAAAACACCAAGACAAATTAAACAAAAAGTTCAAGATACACTCCAAAGAAAAGGATATAATTTTTCAATAATCTCCCAAGCCCTTTCCACCTTTGAATTAGAAAAAAGTGAGGAGGAATGGATTGAAATTATTGCTACGCAGGGAGATAAAATTTGGCGGAAGCATGCCTCAAAATATAAAGGGAATGATTTGCGCAAGCGTATAAAGACAGCATTGTATCAAAAAGGATTCCCTGCTGAACAAATTGATCTTTATATCGAAAAGAAGGAGTTGGAAGAGCAAGATGAGTGA
- a CDS encoding YfhJ family protein, translating to MQTKIDELTFALLEKNDKLSAAKARAWIELLWSDFESSYARAGYDYKGATVTEMVIRKWIDGYGGQLHEFANTNEKYKHLLETDDFIN from the coding sequence ATGCAAACAAAAATAGATGAATTAACTTTCGCACTACTTGAAAAAAACGATAAATTATCCGCCGCAAAAGCAAGGGCGTGGATAGAGCTTCTATGGTCAGACTTTGAATCCTCTTATGCAAGAGCAGGCTATGATTATAAAGGAGCAACCGTCACGGAAATGGTTATTCGAAAATGGATAGATGGCTACGGTGGACAATTGCATGAATTTGCAAACACTAACGAGAAGTATAAGCATTTATTAGAAACGGATGACTTTATAAATTAA